The nucleotide window AGCGCCTCGGACTTCACCTTTGATGATCAGGCCGAGCACGACGTGCGCACCGCGGTGCGTACGGTGGTTTCTACCGGGGCCAAGGAGGTGCTCTGGGTGGGACACTCCAAGGGCGGGCTGATGCTCTATGCCCACCTGGCACGCAACCCGCAGGCGCCGGTGCGGGCCGCGGTGACGATGGGCAGCCCGTTCACCTTCGCGGTACAGCCGGGCCTGCGCATCTTCATGAAGCGCATCGAGCCGCTGCTGCGGCTGGCCACCATCCCCACGCGGCGGATTACGAACATCGCCTTCCTGGGCGCGCCGCCGGGGCCGATGACGCGGTACATGATGCTGGCCGACAACATGGATCCGGACGTGGTGCGCCGGGCCCTGGCCAACGTGCCCTCGGACCTGGCCGGGGGCGTGGTGCGGCAGTTCGCGCGGTGGATCGACACGCACGCCTTCACCACCTACGACGGGAGCTTCGACTACCGGGTACCGCTGGCCGAGGTGCGCGTGCCCTTCCTGCTGCTGGGTGGGAGCCGGGACTTGCTGGCGCCGCCGCTGGCGGTGGCGCGGGCCAAGGAGCACCTCGGCGGGCCGGTGAAGCTGGTGATCGCCGGCAGGGCGCACGGCTTCGCGGAGGACTACGGCCACGCGGACCTGGTGCTGGGCCGCCGCGCGCCGGACGAAATCTTCCCGCTGGTGGAGACGTTCCTCTCCGCGCACGCGACCCGCGCCTGAGCCGGTGGCTTCGGTTGTTCAGGCCCGCTCGTCGTGCTAGCCCGAGCGCCCGCCTCCATGCCCGCCCCTCTTCGCTCCCTGCTCCTGCTCTCGCTGATGCTCGCGGCGTGCGAGCGCGCTCCGGCGCCCGGCCGCGCCGTGGTGGACGTGCGGCACACCCGCCAGGAGGGCGGCACGCCGGTGGCGCGCTGGCAGGGAGACAGCCTCAGCGCCGAGGCCCTGGAGCAGCGCTTCCTGGAGATGAGCCCGGCGCTGCGCGAGCGCTACCAGACGCCGGAGGCGAAGCGCGAGTACGTGGAGAGCGTGGCCCGCTTCGAGCTGCTCACGCGCGAGGCCATCGCCCGAGGGCTGCAGGATGACCCCGAGGTGATGGCCAGCCTGAAGCGCGCGCTGGTGAACCGGCTGATGCGCCAGCAGCTGGAGC belongs to Hyalangium gracile and includes:
- a CDS encoding alpha/beta fold hydrolase, which produces MADLFSKAVSRSGEGLLTLPFRPDELYRVPTDDGAGIALGRYHARGERRYAQPVILCHGLGANRFHMDFDERYSLARYLARAGFETWVMELRGRGLAGSASDFTFDDQAEHDVRTAVRTVVSTGAKEVLWVGHSKGGLMLYAHLARNPQAPVRAAVTMGSPFTFAVQPGLRIFMKRIEPLLRLATIPTRRITNIAFLGAPPGPMTRYMMLADNMDPDVVRRALANVPSDLAGGVVRQFARWIDTHAFTTYDGSFDYRVPLAEVRVPFLLLGGSRDLLAPPLAVARAKEHLGGPVKLVIAGRAHGFAEDYGHADLVLGRRAPDEIFPLVETFLSAHATRA